A window from Triticum aestivum cultivar Chinese Spring chromosome 6D, IWGSC CS RefSeq v2.1, whole genome shotgun sequence encodes these proteins:
- the LOC123145652 gene encoding probable tyrosine-protein phosphatase DSP2: MKLEVSPRQRTQEAEQNEGLEAWKHPKQLCASLDYGEEEEEEVTRMVPPLNFGMVDDGVFRSGFPDAANFRFLASLNLRSVVYLCPEPYPEQNARFLGRSEIKLHHFGIQGRKEPFVGIPEEMIREALKVILDVRNHPVLIHCKRGKHRTGCVVGCLRKLQKWRLSSVFDEYLHFAAAKARKTDQRFMELFDTSSLVHLLASQC; the protein is encoded by the exons ATGAAGCTGGAGGTGTCGCCGAGGCAGAGGACCCAAGAAGCAGAGCAGAACGAGGGCCTTGAGGCATGGAAGCACCCGAAGCAGCTCTGCGCTAGTCTGGActacggggaggaggaggaggaggaggtgacacGGATGGTGCCGCCGCTCAACTTCGGCATGGTGGACGACGGCGTCTTCCGGTCGGGGTTCCCCGACGCGGCCAACTTCCGGTTCCTCGCGTCCCTCAACCTGCGCTCCGTCGT GTACCTGTGCCCGGAGCCGTACCCGGAGCAGAACGCGCGGTTCCTGGGGCGCAGCGAGATCAAGCTCCACCACTTCGGAATCCAGGGCCGCAAG GAACCGTTTGTCGGCATCCCCGAAGAAATGATCCGCGAGGCGCTCAAAGTCATCCTTG ACGTAAGAAACCACCCGGTGCTCATCCACTGCAAGAGAGGCAAG CACCGTACCGGCTGCGTGGTGGGCTGCCTGAGGAAGCTGCAGAAGTGGCGCCTGTCCTCCGTCTTCGACGAGTATCTGCACTTCGCGGCGGCCAAGGCGAGGAAAACCGACCAGAGGTTCATGGAGCTCTTTGACACGTCAAGCTTGGTGCATCTCTTGGCCTCACAGTGTTGA
- the LOC123145651 gene encoding splicing factor, arginine/serine-rich 19, with the protein MAPKRAAKKAAPPPPPPPPAASSEETDSRSRSEESDEDAESPPPAPTPAPKSTPAPPQEGEEEEESEEEEEEEESDEEPAHASPAAAATPKNKPPPPQQGGDSDSSDEEEEEEEEEEVPTKAAPLSALKKQPPPPPPRQSEESDASDEEEEEGESEEEAPPPPPKLAPKQAPEGRKPQAAAETKKPAAFSRIWSTDDEVRILEALAAHQKQHGTLPQPDALVDALAGKLDNRAYGSKELQGKVAALRRRYLLLSKKGELPSKEHDRRVLELSKMVWEGGDMASAATASAKVANGQEPKGFEEMCEMYPYLAEQVRQLDAANPGMFKRQFGMMDEEKARAMDEKIKKQRVAQMKVELRRHDLVREVTKAIIDLVD; encoded by the coding sequence ATGGCCCCCAAGCGCGCCGCGAAGAAGGCGGCAcccccgcctccgcctccacctccggctGCCTCCTCCGAGGAGACCGACTCCCGCTCGCGCTCCGAGGAGTCGGACGAAGACGCCGAGTCCCCTCCCCCTGCCCCCACCCCGGCCCCCAAGAGCACGCCGGCGCCCCCGcaggaaggcgaggaggaggaggagtctgaagaggaagaggaggaggaggagtctgaTGAGGAGCCCGCCCACgcgtccccggccgccgccgccacccccaagAACAAGCCTCCTCCGCCGCAACAGGGAGGTGACTCCGATTcttccgacgaggaggaggaagaggaggaggaggaggaggtgcccaccaAGGCGGCCCCTCTCTCCGCCCTGAAGAAACAACCCCCGCCCCCACCGCCGCGGCAGAGCGAGGAATCGGACgcctccgacgaggaagaagaggagggtgagtccgaggaggaggcgccgccgccgccgccgaagcttgCTCCAAAGCAGGCGCCAGAGGGCCGGAAGCCCCAGGCAGCGGCCGAGACCAAGAAGCCGGCCGCTTTCAGCCGCATCTGGTCCACCGACGACGAGGTGCGTATCCTCGAGGCCCTCGCGGCTCACCAAAAGCAGCACGGCACGCTGCCGCAGCCCGACGCCCTCGTCGACGCCCTTGCAGGAAAGCTCGACAACCGTGCCTACGGCAGCAAGGAGCTCCAGGGGAAGGTCGCAGCCCTGAGGCGTCGGTACCTCCTTCTCAGCAAGAAGGGCGAGCTCCCGAGCAAGGAGCATGACCGCCGGGTGCTGGAACTTTCCAAGATGGTCTGGGAAGGTGGCGACATGGCCAGCGCCGCAACTGCCTCTGCGAAGGTGGCAAATGGCCAGGAGCCAAAGGGGTTCGAGGAGATGTGTGAGATGTATCCGTACCTGGCGGAGCAGGTGAGGCAGCTGGATGCGGCGAACCCGGGCATGTTCAAGAGGCAGTTCGGGATGATGGATGAGGAGAAGGCGCGCGCCATGGACGAGAAGATCAAGAAGCAGAGGGTGGCGCAGATGAAGGTGGAGCTGCGCCGCCACGACCTGGTAAGGGAGGTGACCAAGGCCATCATCGATCTGGTCGACTGA